Proteins co-encoded in one Gopherus evgoodei ecotype Sinaloan lineage chromosome 4, rGopEvg1_v1.p, whole genome shotgun sequence genomic window:
- the LOC115651104 gene encoding RING finger protein 112-like isoform X3 codes for MSSRAMERLQEDVTCSICLDVLEDPVSIECSHNFCRGCLVAHWREVSAQGYQCPECRAPCSRDRMTPDTRLRALVEKITEPLQEEMELQGPRSLPEPGRPVQLVRLDEEGGLILDEEALSRCLEQGGVGNSPVCLVSIIGEQRRGKYFLMNYLLRRLQRPEAEDASWMGQEDQALVGFECRNGTATVTRGVWMWDQPLWVQAQGRRVAVFLVDTEGSLDLERHMETSIRLSVFSILLSSYWIFNISNMFTRTEADYLEIFINVAKEVGETCNLHSFQRLDLLVRDWQLSGSYGLDGGQEFLREKSQHLEASAEQPLVLGALRASGTRCYLLPHPGTGFTSCSVGMPSDMDKKFQQYLCDYITSVMHSAGTHIRKDRAGQVLTGTQLAARIKDVSRYLKTKHYDFSSPMKMAEEFAAIRQELNSRAVEAVRREYKQFVQELDRDHQSMRSCLRVKPLEMQKRLEGKRQELLEHCWGELRGKDPQKQEALKELKQELDRQMDKFLLVYKERFKKMEVNKRAAEDTRRDYEQFVQELDRDHQSMRSCLRVKPLEMQKRLEGKRQELLERCRGELLGEDPQKQEALEELQQGLPSQMDEFLLTYKKRFKRKAASLGLYIGGGVLAVVGTAVSVGVGVGVAAAVVTVEEAVAFGVGVGGFSFLGAGAASWFAARFGWKVSQNTTDTNTAGQGNEREGEDRSSDQDPLLQGDR; via the exons ATGAGCTCCAGGGCGATGGAGCGACTCCAGGAGGACGTCACCTGCTCCATCTGCCTGGATGTCTTGGAGGACCCTGTCTCCATCGAGTGCAGCCACAACTTCTGCCGGGGCTGCCTCGTGGCTCACTGGCGTGAGGTCTCAGCCCAGGGCTACCAGTGCCCTGAATGCcgggctccctgctccagggacAGGATGACCCCAGACACGCGTCTGAGAGCCCTGGTGGAGAAAATCACAGAGCCCCTGCAGGAAGAGATGGAGCTG CAGGGGCCGAGGAGTCTGCCAGAGCCGGGGCGCCCGGTGCAGCTGGTGCGTCTGGACGAGGAAGGGGGCCTGATCCTGGACGAGGAGGCTCTGAGCCGCTgcctggagcagggtggggtggggaattccCCCGTTTGCCTGGTGTCCATCATCGGAGAGCAGCGCCGGGGCAAATACTTCCTGATGAACTACCTGCTGCGCCGGCTCCAGCGCCCA GAGGCTGAGGATGCATCATGGATGGGCCAAGAGGACCAGGCCCTGGTGGGATTTGAGTGTCGCAATGGGACAGCAACTGTGACAAGGGGGGTGTGGATGTGGGACCAGCCCCTCTGGGTCCAggcccaggggaggagg GTGGCCGTGTTCCTGGTGGACACCGAGGGCTCCCTGGACCTGGAGCGCCACATGGAGACCAGCATCAGGCTCTCCGTGTTCAGCATATTGCTCAGCTCCTACTGG ATTTTTAACATTTCCAACATGTTTACCCGCACGGAGGCAGATTATTTGGAG ATATTTATTAATGTTGCAAAGGAGGTTGGCGAGACCTGCAATCTGCACTCATTTCAG CGTCTGGACCTGTTGGTGCGAGATTGGCAGCTGTCCGGATCCTACGGCttggatggggggcaggagttTCTCAGAGAAAAATCACAG CACCTGGAGGCCTCTGCTGAGCAGCCCCTGGTGTTGGGAGCCCTGAGGGCGAGCGGCACCCGGTGTTACCTACTGCCCCACCCTGGCACTGGGTTCACCAGCTGCAGCGTAGGGATGCCAAGTG ACATGGACAAGAAATTCCAGCAGTACCTCTGTGATTACATCACCAGTGTGATGCACTCAGCAGGGACACACATCCGGAAGGACCGAGCTGGGCAGGTGCTGACAGGGACTCAGCTGGCTGCCAGGATCAAG GACGTCTCTCGATACTTGAAGACCAAACACTACGACTTCTCCTCCCCCATGAAG atgGCCGAGGAGTTTGCAGCAATAAGACAGGAGTTAAACAGCAGAGCAGTAGAGGCTGTCAGGAGGGAATATAAACAATTTGTGCAggagctg GACCGTGACCACCAGAGTATGAGGAGCTGTCTGAGGGTGAAGCCGCTGGAGATGCAGAAACGCCTGGAGGGGAAACgtcaggagctgctggagcactgctggggggagctgcGGGGCAAGGACCCACAGAAACAGGAGGCCCTGAAGGAGCTGAAGCAGGAGCTGGACAGGCAGATGGACAAGTTCCTGCTAGTCTACAAGGAGCGCTTTAAA aaGATGGAGGTAAACAAGAGAGCAGCAGAAGACACCAGGAGGGACTACGAACAATTTGTGCAGGAGCTG GACCGTGACCACCAGAGTATGAGGAGCTGTCTGAGGGTGAAGCCGCTGGAGATGCAGAAACGCCTGGAGGGGAAACGTCAGGAGCTGCTAGAGCGCTGCCGGGGGGAGCTGCTGGGCGAGGACCCCCAGAAACAGGAGGctctggaggagctgcagcaggggctgcccAGTCAGATGGACGAGTTCCTGCTGACCTACAAGAAGCGCTTTAAAAGGAAGGCCGCATCATTGGGCCTGTACATTGGGGGGGGAGTCCTTGCAGTGGTGGGCACAGCTGTCAGTGTGGGGGTTGGTGTGGGTGTAGCTGCGGCTGTGGTGACAGTGGAGGAAGCAGTGGCctttggagtgggggtgggagggtttaGCTTTTTGGGGGCTGGTGCGGCTAGCTGGTTTGCGGCCCGGTTTGGATGGAAGGTGTCCCAGAATACAACAGACACCAACACCGCAGGGCAGGGGAACGAGAGGGAGGGCGAGGACAGGTCTTCAGATCAGGATCCTCTGCTGCAGGGGGACAGATAG